One window of Saprospiraceae bacterium genomic DNA carries:
- a CDS encoding polysaccharide deacetylase family protein: MYLSFTPRFLQSMFSELLWRVESQRPELFLTFDDGPIPDVTPWVLEQLEEFDAKASFFCVGQNIERFPAIFNQIIDQGHTIGNHTYNHLSGWCTDNPTYFQNVQKGAKISGSNLFRPPYGRLRPSQTRFLKRHYQIVMWDVLSGDFDPNLSAEACFSNVIKNTQPGSIIVFHDSLKSAKKLYEVLPRILEYYSLLGYQFKALSPQLVHSYADKEHYSFA; the protein is encoded by the coding sequence ATGTATCTGAGTTTTACTCCACGGTTTTTACAGAGCATGTTTTCAGAGCTTCTGTGGCGGGTTGAAAGCCAAAGGCCCGAGCTATTCCTTACATTTGATGATGGTCCGATTCCTGATGTAACCCCCTGGGTCCTTGAGCAGTTGGAAGAATTTGATGCCAAAGCCAGCTTTTTTTGTGTCGGACAAAACATCGAACGCTTTCCTGCTATATTTAATCAAATTATAGATCAAGGCCACACCATTGGAAATCATACCTATAACCATTTATCAGGTTGGTGTACCGATAATCCAACCTACTTTCAAAATGTACAAAAAGGGGCTAAAATCAGTGGATCAAATCTATTTCGCCCTCCATATGGACGATTGAGACCTTCTCAAACCCGATTTTTAAAACGGCATTATCAAATTGTAATGTGGGATGTATTGAGTGGAGATTTTGATCCCAATCTCAGTGCAGAGGCTTGTTTTAGTAATGTAATTAAAAACACCCAACCGGGATCCATCATTGTATTTCACGACTCGCTGAAATCAGCTAAAAAGTTGTACGAAGTCTTACCCAGAATTTTAGAATATTATAGTCTGTTAGGTTATCAATTTAAAGCATTAAGTCCTCAGCTTGTTCACAGTTATGCAGACAAAGAGCATTATTCTTTTGCCTGA
- a CDS encoding DUF4293 domain-containing protein: MIQRIQSIYMFLAAICFAALWFPSMILMTSQNPGEAYFSDSTFYANESMLIQIGSGVSALMALISVFLYKERGMQIILAAVSSLMHMLFCIGACFWSVFKYQKLAEFIPANGMYFSMAGIVLVWLAVRAIRRDQDLVKSMDRLR; encoded by the coding sequence ATGATACAACGAATTCAAAGTATTTATATGTTTTTGGCAGCCATTTGTTTTGCGGCCTTGTGGTTTCCATCTATGATTTTAATGACTTCACAAAACCCGGGAGAAGCTTATTTTTCTGATTCCACATTTTATGCAAATGAAAGTATGCTGATTCAGATAGGTTCAGGGGTTTCTGCTTTGATGGCATTGATATCGGTTTTCTTGTACAAAGAACGGGGGATGCAAATCATTTTAGCAGCCGTTTCCAGTTTAATGCATATGTTATTTTGTATTGGCGCCTGTTTCTGGAGTGTTTTTAAATATCAGAAGTTGGCTGAATTTATTCCCGCCAATGGCATGTATTTTAGTATGGCCGGCATCGTGCTCGTCTGGTTGGCTGTAAGAGCCATCCGTCGGGACCAGGACCTGGTAAAATCTATGGATCGTCTGCGCTAA
- a CDS encoding TIGR04282 family arsenosugar biosynthesis glycosyltransferase produces the protein MSSLAALIVFIKNPVLGQVKTRIAKTAGDEMALQIYLQLQELTRKQCIIYQGPKFLFYSDYIHTDDAWDSSLFNKKLQSGNDLGLRMKHAFRELFQQHKKVIIIGSDCPYLKTAHLEAASVLLETYDCVIGPAKDGGYYLLGLNSLQARLFQDKNWSSATVLYESLLDLKQLNLSYKMLEVLEDIDTLESWNRFLESDNRI, from the coding sequence TTGTCTAGTCTCGCTGCTCTAATTGTATTTATCAAAAATCCTGTGTTAGGACAGGTGAAGACCCGCATTGCAAAAACTGCCGGCGATGAAATGGCTTTACAAATTTATTTGCAATTGCAGGAGCTAACTCGAAAGCAGTGCATTATTTACCAGGGTCCAAAGTTTTTATTTTACAGTGATTATATCCATACAGACGATGCATGGGATTCCAGTTTGTTTAATAAAAAATTACAATCCGGAAACGATCTCGGCTTACGAATGAAACATGCTTTCCGTGAATTATTTCAACAACACAAAAAAGTTATAATAATTGGCAGTGATTGTCCCTATCTAAAAACAGCTCACCTTGAAGCCGCAAGTGTACTTTTAGAAACCTACGATTGTGTAATTGGTCCTGCAAAAGATGGTGGTTATTATTTACTTGGATTGAACAGTTTGCAAGCACGTTTATTTCAAGATAAAAATTGGAGTAGTGCGACGGTATTGTATGAAAGCCTTTTAGATTTAAAACAATTAAATCTTTCTTATAAAATGCTGGAAGTTCTTGAGGATATCGATACCCTTGAATCTTGGAACCGATTTTTGGAAAGTGATAATCGAATTTAA
- a CDS encoding MBL fold metallo-hydrolase, translated as MKLKFCGASREVTGSCHLLTLDNGFKILLDCGMFQGRREDDDTINATWPFQPAEIDLLILSHAHIDHCGRIPKLVKDGFRGNIYCTHATRDLASIMLMDTAHIQERDAEFDNKHLERKKQRNPNFKYTKVKPIYNAADVAQAMKLFVSVSYDRWIELVKGVKLVFTDAGHILGSASVNLVINTGGDEMRIAFTGDIGRPNRPILRDPQDMWPADVIISESTYGDKLHLEKPAEKARFMEIVNQTCFERRGKVIIPAFSLGRTQELVFILDQLVNEGKLNNLPVYVDSPLAVNATDIFKAHSECFDDELHRYIVKDPDPFGFKRLSYIVDVRESKKLNSSKEPAIIISAAGMLNAGRIQHHVYNNIENPNNTILLVGYCAPYTPGGQLQRGATEIKLLGDVKQVNAQIEIMDSFSAHGDQKEMSDFLSNQNSTCKKLFLVHGEYETQIAYKNFLIKKGFNGIEIPEFKQEFSV; from the coding sequence ATGAAATTAAAATTTTGCGGTGCATCCCGGGAAGTTACCGGCTCCTGTCATTTACTTACCTTAGACAATGGGTTTAAAATCTTATTGGATTGTGGAATGTTTCAAGGAAGGCGTGAAGACGATGATACGATCAACGCCACCTGGCCTTTTCAACCAGCAGAAATCGATTTATTGATTTTATCACATGCACATATTGATCATTGCGGTCGGATTCCAAAACTTGTAAAAGATGGCTTTCGGGGAAACATATATTGTACACATGCAACACGCGATCTGGCATCCATCATGTTGATGGATACAGCCCATATCCAGGAACGCGATGCCGAGTTTGACAACAAGCATCTTGAACGAAAGAAACAGCGCAATCCGAATTTTAAATACACAAAAGTAAAACCCATTTACAATGCAGCCGATGTGGCACAAGCCATGAAACTTTTTGTTTCAGTTTCTTATGACCGTTGGATTGAATTGGTTAAAGGAGTTAAATTGGTATTTACAGATGCCGGACATATTTTAGGATCTGCCAGTGTCAATTTGGTAATCAATACCGGAGGGGATGAAATGCGCATTGCATTTACCGGTGATATTGGAAGGCCCAACCGACCTATCTTACGGGATCCACAAGACATGTGGCCTGCGGATGTCATCATTTCAGAATCTACTTATGGAGATAAACTGCATTTAGAAAAGCCTGCTGAAAAAGCACGCTTTATGGAAATCGTAAATCAAACCTGTTTTGAAAGACGTGGCAAAGTTATCATCCCTGCATTTAGTTTAGGCAGAACGCAAGAGTTGGTTTTTATTTTAGATCAACTCGTCAATGAAGGTAAATTAAACAACCTACCGGTTTATGTTGACAGTCCATTGGCTGTAAATGCTACTGATATTTTCAAAGCACATTCAGAATGTTTTGATGATGAATTGCATCGTTACATTGTAAAAGATCCTGATCCATTTGGATTTAAACGACTGAGTTATATTGTAGATGTTCGCGAATCAAAAAAACTAAACAGCAGTAAGGAACCAGCCATTATAATATCTGCTGCAGGCATGTTAAATGCAGGCCGCATCCAGCATCACGTTTACAACAACATTGAAAATCCAAACAACACCATTTTATTGGTTGGCTACTGTGCTCCTTATACTCCCGGCGGACAATTGCAACGCGGTGCCACTGAAATCAAGTTACTAGGAGACGTCAAACAAGTAAATGCCCAAATTGAAATCATGGATTCCTTTTCTGCACACGGCGACCAAAAAGAAATGAGTGATTTTCTAAGCAATCAAAACAGTACTTGTAAAAAACTATTTTTGGTTCATGGTGAATATGAAACACAGATCGCTTATAAAAATTTTCTCATCAAAAAAGGATTTAATGGAATTGAAATTCCGGAGTTTAAACAGGAGTTTAGTGTATAG
- a CDS encoding glycoside hydrolase family 16 protein encodes MKNILFVFCLFLQFELSAQVKAVFEITKESNRLDTPKSWKLVWHDEFDGNQLDVSKWFSYYPYTASGLDTCPACRTLGGDLVLTDSNLVISNGTLKIIGKKQKATWYGKEYPYTSGNLFSKQGFLYGRFEIRCKLPPGLGMWPAFWTLGEGVLEEIDVFEINGRYMRQFQTNYHHCYEAHNNCQDPKWHLSPALHEGFNVFAIEWDPFFIRWYVNNKLVRTMAGYESSLRNRKIKNYKLKPGIYNQVAHFPKTKARIIAGLGIDSPKHGKLLKSKLFPAVFEIDYIRIYETQAKE; translated from the coding sequence TTGAAAAATATCCTTTTTGTTTTTTGCCTGTTCCTACAATTCGAATTGTCAGCTCAGGTAAAAGCGGTATTTGAAATTACCAAAGAATCCAACAGACTGGACACGCCCAAATCCTGGAAACTCGTTTGGCATGATGAGTTTGATGGAAATCAACTGGATGTCAGTAAATGGTTTAGTTATTATCCGTACACAGCATCCGGATTGGATACCTGTCCTGCCTGCCGGACCCTGGGAGGCGATTTGGTATTAACAGATAGCAACCTGGTGATTTCAAATGGTACCTTAAAAATTATTGGAAAAAAACAGAAGGCAACATGGTATGGTAAAGAGTATCCTTACACCTCCGGGAATTTATTTTCTAAACAAGGATTTTTATACGGTCGATTTGAAATTCGTTGCAAATTGCCCCCCGGATTGGGTATGTGGCCTGCATTTTGGACCTTAGGTGAAGGGGTATTGGAAGAAATTGATGTTTTTGAAATAAATGGACGGTATATGCGACAGTTTCAAACCAATTACCATCATTGTTATGAAGCACACAATAATTGCCAGGATCCGAAATGGCATTTAAGTCCGGCATTGCATGAAGGATTTAATGTATTTGCCATTGAATGGGATCCATTTTTTATAAGATGGTATGTCAATAATAAATTGGTGCGAACCATGGCAGGATATGAATCCAGTTTAAGAAATCGAAAAATTAAAAACTACAAATTAAAACCCGGGATATACAATCAAGTTGCGCACTTTCCCAAAACAAAAGCCCGCATTATTGCTGGTTTGGGTATCGATTCACCTAAACATGGTAAATTATTGAAATCAAAATTATTTCCAGCGGTATTTGAAATTGACTATATCCGGATTTATGAAACTCAGGCAAAAGAATAA
- a CDS encoding SAM-dependent methyltransferase encodes MSVVGLHLIPVPIAGGNLNSLSESSLEAARSLKHFVVERAKTARAYLKLIEHPTPINLIEIFEIPPKDESLFYQDMLNLLKNGTSLGMVSEAGMPCIADPGFPLVSKAHQNGIPVFPYPGPNSILMALMASGFNGQEFHFHGYLPAKKDELRHKLIWILNEIRKSHATHIFMETPYRNKQILELILTHIPSDMKLCIASNLTGPDQVIESRLIKKWNLQDLVKYYDSPSIYLLSK; translated from the coding sequence ATGTCAGTAGTAGGTTTGCATTTGATTCCGGTACCCATTGCCGGAGGAAATTTAAATTCATTGAGTGAATCCTCTCTTGAAGCAGCCAGATCTTTAAAACATTTTGTGGTTGAACGAGCTAAGACTGCCAGAGCCTATCTTAAATTGATTGAGCACCCTACGCCAATCAATCTCATAGAGATTTTTGAGATTCCTCCAAAAGACGAATCCTTGTTTTATCAAGACATGCTGAATTTACTTAAAAACGGTACGTCTTTGGGGATGGTTTCAGAAGCAGGCATGCCCTGTATTGCCGATCCTGGATTTCCTTTGGTTTCAAAAGCCCATCAAAATGGAATTCCTGTCTTTCCTTATCCGGGACCCAATTCCATTTTAATGGCTTTAATGGCCAGTGGATTTAATGGACAAGAATTTCATTTTCATGGCTATCTGCCGGCTAAAAAAGATGAATTAAGACACAAACTGATTTGGATTTTGAATGAAATCCGTAAATCGCATGCAACGCATATTTTTATGGAGACTCCTTATCGCAACAAACAAATTCTTGAATTGATTCTGACCCACATTCCATCGGATATGAAACTTTGCATTGCATCCAATTTAACCGGTCCGGATCAAGTCATAGAATCCCGTTTGATTAAAAAATGGAATCTTCAAGATCTTGTAAAATATTATGATTCACCAAGTATTTACTTGTTGTCAAAATAA
- a CDS encoding glutamate--tRNA ligase, producing MLRTVRLRFAPSPTGPLHIGGIRTALYNYLFAKQQGGTFILRVEDTDQGRYVEGAEAYIIECLKWVGLIPDEGPGFGGEFGPYRQSERKDLYWKHAQQLIDAGEAYYAFDTEAELNELRASNGGNQKYDFNTRLKMRNSLNLSSEECKELLANNTPYVIRLKVPANEDVLIQDLVRGSVRFHTVDLDDKVLIKSDGMPTYHMANVVDDYLMQITHVIRGEEWLSSTAHHVLLYQAFGWTDQMPEFAHLPLILKPTGNGKLSKRDGAQFGFPVFPIDWKTAEGETYQGFREYGFEPDALLNFLAFLGWNDGTDQEIFTLDEMIQAFSIEKIVKSGARFDFEKGKWFNQQYMHRKSDEACVHRILHDYKMQDQEISIEEANTICKLYKDRIHFFKEFYEQSHAFFKEQLVYDSQFIQSKLKPEFSSILNKVIGFLENQIDWQAEPIESELKEFIKNQQIKAGELFPLLRVCMTGIPTGPDVFKMIAFQGKTKLIQKINLFIKQMPINQSI from the coding sequence ATGCTTCGAACTGTCCGCTTACGATTTGCTCCCAGTCCAACCGGACCGCTTCATATTGGCGGAATCCGAACCGCATTGTACAATTATTTGTTTGCAAAACAACAAGGCGGGACATTTATCCTTAGGGTTGAAGACACCGATCAGGGGAGATATGTTGAAGGAGCAGAAGCTTATATCATCGAATGCCTTAAATGGGTAGGCTTGATTCCGGATGAAGGACCGGGTTTTGGAGGTGAATTTGGGCCATATCGACAATCAGAGCGCAAAGATCTTTATTGGAAGCATGCACAACAGCTCATCGATGCCGGAGAAGCCTATTATGCTTTTGATACAGAAGCCGAATTAAATGAACTCAGAGCTTCTAATGGGGGAAACCAAAAATATGATTTTAATACCCGCCTTAAGATGCGGAATTCTCTGAATCTATCTAGTGAAGAATGTAAAGAGTTGTTGGCAAACAATACTCCGTATGTTATCCGATTAAAAGTACCTGCCAATGAAGATGTACTGATTCAAGATTTGGTGAGGGGTTCCGTAAGATTTCATACGGTGGATTTGGATGACAAGGTGCTGATAAAATCAGACGGCATGCCAACCTATCATATGGCCAATGTGGTAGACGATTATTTAATGCAAATCACACACGTCATTCGAGGTGAAGAATGGTTGTCTTCAACAGCACATCACGTGTTGTTGTATCAAGCATTTGGATGGACCGATCAGATGCCTGAATTTGCGCACCTGCCATTAATATTAAAACCAACGGGTAATGGCAAACTTTCTAAACGGGATGGTGCCCAATTTGGATTTCCGGTATTTCCTATTGATTGGAAAACAGCAGAAGGCGAAACGTATCAAGGGTTTCGTGAATATGGATTCGAACCCGATGCATTACTCAATTTTTTAGCATTTTTAGGTTGGAATGATGGAACGGATCAAGAAATTTTTACACTTGATGAAATGATCCAGGCATTTTCTATTGAAAAGATTGTTAAATCAGGGGCACGTTTTGATTTTGAAAAAGGCAAATGGTTTAATCAACAATACATGCATCGAAAAAGTGATGAAGCATGTGTCCATCGAATCCTTCATGATTATAAAATGCAAGATCAAGAAATTTCAATAGAAGAAGCAAATACGATTTGTAAATTGTACAAAGACAGGATTCATTTTTTTAAAGAATTTTATGAACAATCCCATGCATTTTTCAAAGAACAACTTGTATATGATTCACAATTTATACAAAGCAAACTAAAACCGGAATTTTCAAGTATACTTAACAAGGTAATTGGCTTTTTAGAAAATCAAATCGATTGGCAAGCTGAACCGATTGAATCTGAATTGAAAGAATTTATTAAAAACCAACAGATCAAAGCCGGAGAATTATTTCCATTATTGCGGGTATGTATGACTGGAATCCCAACCGGACCGGATGTATTTAAAATGATTGCCTTTCAGGGAAAAACTAAATTAATTCAAAAAATAAATTTGTTTATTAAACAAATGCCCATTAATCAAAGCATATGA